Proteins encoded by one window of Anopheles maculipalpis chromosome 2RL, idAnoMacuDA_375_x, whole genome shotgun sequence:
- the LOC126558182 gene encoding hydroxylysine kinase has product MEMKTIVKKRSLAEDAQCENGSDNCETATGTAEEIRHSEEPKAENTLKPGSQIRPAVSEEEVRKLAERLYGIIVLEMCELDSYDDRNFMIQADSYVKNPILKSISTSGYVMKIANSLDSSDESFFHAQNEIMLHLNKRGIKCPVPVQNIYAKYHSLETLGESKHVVRLLEYIPGKVFHGVPHPDSLFYQAGQFIARIDSALKSIDKELVMKRQSIWMLDNFPKLKDFLYVLKDEHHKDMVEQVLDAFQRRVIPNLNECEQGVIYGDFNEHNVIVNKKPSNSKEYEIVGIIDFGDVCYSRYVFELAIAMTYMMLEANDLNTGGLVIAGYSMIRLIPQHEKDILRICVAARLCQSLVLGLYTATVDASNQYILSSQTRGWNVLEALWRETDKDILERWNSIAEEYLTCSS; this is encoded by the exons ATGGAGATGAAAACGATTGTCAAAAAGCGCAGTCTGGCTGAGGATGCGCAGTGCGAGAATGGAAGCGACAATTGCGAAACTGCAACTGGCACTGCCGAGGAGATACGGCACAGCGAGGAACCGAAGGCCGAAAACACGCTCAAACCGGGCTCGCAAATACGTCCGGCGGTaagcgaggaggaggtgcgtAAACTTGCAGAACGTCTTTATGGAATTATAGTGCTGGAAATGTGTGAACTCGATTCATACGATGACCGCAATTTCATGATTCAAGCTGATAG ctaCGTGAAAAATCCAATACTAAAGTCAATCAGCACCAGCGGTTACGTGATGAAGATAGCGAACTCGCTGGACTCGAGTGATGAATCGTTCTTTCATGCCCAAAATGAGATCATGCTGCATCTAAACAAGCGGGGCATCAAATGTCCCGTGCCAGTGCAGAACATTTACGCCAAATACCATTCGCTGGAGACGCTGGGCGAATCGAAACACGTCGTACGGCTTTTGGAGTACATTCCCGGGAAGGTGTTCCATGGTGTACCGCATCCGGACAGCTTGTTTTACCAGGCGGGACAATTTATTGCAAGAATTGATTCTGCGTTGAAG TCCATCGACAAGGAACTGGTTATGAAACGACAATCCATCTGGATGCTGGACAATTTTCCTAAGCTAAAAGATTTCCTCTACGTTCTAAAAGACGAGCACCATAAGGATATGGTCGAGCAGGTATTGGACGCATTTCAACGACGTGTGATACCGAATTTAAACGAGTGCGAGCAGGGAGTAATCTACGGAGATTTTAACGAACATAACGTAATTGTTAACAAGAAACCGTCGAACAGCAAGGAATATGAAATAGTGGGCATTATCGATTTTGGTGACGTGTGCTATTCACGCTACGTTTTCGAGTTGGCCATCGCAATGACGTACATGATGCTGGAGGCAAATGATCTTAATACGGGAGGATTAGTGATAGCCGGTTACAGTATGATACGGTTGATTCCCCAGCACGAAAAAGACATACTTAGG atTTGCGTCGCCGCTCGTCTATGCCAAAGTCTAGTGCTGGGGCTGTATACGGCCACAGTTGACGCTAGCAATCAGTATATTCTTTCGTCGCAAACACGTGGATGGAACGTGTTGGAAGCACTGTGGAGAGAAACTGATAAAGACATTTTGGAACGATGGAATTCCATTGCCGAAGAATATTTAACATGTAGCTCGTGA